A segment of the Amycolatopsis thermophila genome:
CGCACACGTGGTTCCACAACCCGGCCCCGGGGTGCTATAAGCCTCCCGGGGCCGGATGGAATCACTTGATGATCTTGGTGACCTGGCCAGCGCCGACGGTCCGGCCACCCTCACGGATGGCGAACCGCAGACCCTCGTCCATGGCGACCGGCTGGATGAGCTGCACCTTGATCTCGGTGTTGTCACCCGGCATGACCATCTCGGTGCCCTCGGGGAGGGTGACGACACCGGTCACGTCGGTCGTGCGGAAGTAGAACTGCGGGCGGTAGTTGTTGAAGAACGGCGTGTGCCGGCCACCCTCGTCCTTGGACAGGATGTAGACCGAGCCCTCGAACTCCGTGTGCGGAGTCGTGGTGCCGGGCTTCACGACGACCTGGCCGCGCTCGACGTCCTCGCGCTTGATGCCACGCAGCAGCAGACCGACGTTGTCACCGGCCTGGCCCGAGTCGAGCAGCTTGCGGAACATCTCGACACCGGTGACGGTGGTCTTGGTCGACTTCTCGCGGATACCCACGATCTCGACCTCTTCGTTGACGTTGATCTGGCCGCGCTCCACACGACCGGTCACGACGGTGCCGCGGCCGGTGATGGTGAAGACGTCCTCGATCGGCATCAGGAACGGCTTGTCGAGGTCACGCACCGGGTCCGGCACGTTGTCGTCGACGGCCTGCATGAGCTCGAGAACCGACTCGGCCCACTTGGCGTCGCCCTCGAGGGCCTTGAGGCCGGAGACCTTGACCACGGGGGCGTCGTCGCCGGGGAACTCCTGCGAGGACAGCAGCTCGCGGACCTCCAGCTCGACGAGCTCGAGGATCTCCTCGTCGTCGACCATGTCGGCCTTGTTCAGCGCCACCACGATGTAGGGCACGCCGACCTGGCGGGCGAGCAGCACGTGCTCGCGGGTCTGCGGCATCGGGCCGTCGGTCGCGGCGACCACCAGGATCGCGCCGTCCATCTGGGCGGCACCGGTGATCATGTTCTTGATGTAGTCCGCGTGACCGGGGGCGTCCACGTGGGCGTAGTGACGCTTCTCGGTCTGGTACTCGACGTGCGAGATGTTGATCGTGATACCGCGCTGCTTCTCTTCCGGCGCGTTGTCGATCTGGTCGAACGCCCGGGACTCGTTGAGCTCCGGGTACTTGTCGTGCAGAACCTTGGTGATCGCCGCGGTCAGCGTGGTCTTGCCGTGGTCGACGTGACCGATGGTCCCGATGTTGACGTGCGGCTTGCTCCGCTCGAACTTCGCCTTCGCCACTGGAATGTCCTCCTGGACTCTTGCTTTGCTTCACCGGCCGACGTGGCTTAGTCGGACAGCGACTCAATCTGGTCGGTTGTGCGGACCTTAGGGGAGGCCCCGTTCGCGCCCGCGTTGGGTGCTCGAGGGCGTTACTCCCCCGTCGCCTTCGCGATGATCTCCTTCGCGACGTTCGAGGGAACCTCGGCGTAGGAGTCGAACGTCATCGAGTAGTTCGCCCGACCCTGGGTCCTGGACCGCAGGTCGCCGACGTACCCGAACATCTCGGACAGCGGAACCAGTGCCTTCACGACTCGGGTGCCTGCCCGCTCGTCCATGGCCTGGATCTGGCCACGGCGAGAGTTGAGGTCGCCGATGACGTCACCCATGTAGTCCTCGGGGGTGGTCACCTCGACGGCCATGACCGGCTCGAGCAGAACCGGGCTGGCCTGGCGCGCGGCCTCCTTGAGCGCCATGGAACCGGCGATCTTGAAGGCCATTTCCGACGAGTCGACCTCGTGGTACGCACCGTCCAACAGGGTCACCTTCAGCCCGACCAGCGGGTATCCGGCGAGGACACCGTACTGCATGGCGTCCTGGGCACCGGCGTCCACCGACGGGATGTACTCCCGCGGCACGCGGCCACCGGTGACCTTGTTGTCGAACTCGTAGAGGGCGCCGTCGCCAGTGGACAGCGGCTCCAGCTTGATGATCACGCGCGCGAACTGACCGGAGCCACCGGTCTGCTTCTTGTGCGTGTACTCGTACTTCTCGACCGTGCGGCGGATCGTCTCGCGGTAGGCGACCTGCGGCTTACCGATGTTCGCCTCGACCTTGTAGTCGGACTTCATGCGGTTCACCAGCACCTCGAGGTGCAGCTCGCCCATGCCCGCGATGATCGTCTGGCCGGTCTCCTCGTCCAGCTGGACCTGGAAGGTGGGGTCCTCCTCGGCCAGCTTCTGGATCGCGGTCGACAGCTTCTCCTGGTCGGCCTTCGTCTTGGGCTCGATGGCCACCTTGATGACCGGCTCCGGGAAGGTCATCGACTCGAGCACGATCGGGTTCTGCGGGTCGCACAGGGTGTCACCGGTCGTGGTGTCCTTGAGGCCGATGACCGCGTAGATGTGGCCGGCCTGGGCCTCGTCGACCGGGTTCTCCTTGTTGGAGTGCATCTGGAAGAGCTTCCCGATGCGCTCCTTGCGCTCCTTGGTCGAGTTGATGACCTGCGCGCCGGCGGCGACCTTGCCCGAGTACACCCGGACGTAGGTCAGCTTGCCGAAGAACGGGTGCGCGGCGATCTTGAACGCCAGTGCGGCGAACGGCTCCTCGACGGACGGCTTCCGCGACGCGGGGGTCTCACCGTCGGTGAGGGTGCCCTCGACGGCCGGGACGTCCAGCGGCGACGGCAGGTAGTCGATCACCGCGTCGAGCATGGGCTGCACGCCCTTGTTCTTGAACGCGGAGCCGCACAGCACCGGGTACGCCTCGCGGGCGACCGTCAGCTTGCGGATACCGGCCTTGATGTCGGCCTCGGACAGCTCCTCGCCGCCGAAGTACTTCTCCATCAGGGCGTCGTCGGTCTCCGCGACGGCCTCGATCAGCTTGTCGCGGTACTCGGCGGCCTTCTCGGCGAGGTCGGCCGGGATCTCCTCGACCTCGTAGTCCTCGCCCTTCTTGACCTCACCGCGCCAGGTCAGCGCCTTCATGCGGACCAGGTCGATGACGCCCTGGAAGTCGCTCTCGGCGCCGATCGGCAGCTGGATCACCAGCGGGCGGGCGCCGAGGCGCTCCTCGATGGTGCGC
Coding sequences within it:
- the fusA gene encoding elongation factor G translates to MARDVLTDLNKVRNIGIMAHIDAGKTTTTERILFYTGINYKIGEVHDGAATMDWMEEEQKRGITITSAATTTFWADHQINIIDTPGHVDFTVEVERSLRVLDGAVAVFDGKEGVEPQSEQVWRQADKYEVPRICFVNKMDKLGADFYFTVRTIEERLGARPLVIQLPIGAESDFQGVIDLVRMKALTWRGEVKKGEDYEVEEIPADLAEKAAEYRDKLIEAVAETDDALMEKYFGGEELSEADIKAGIRKLTVAREAYPVLCGSAFKNKGVQPMLDAVIDYLPSPLDVPAVEGTLTDGETPASRKPSVEEPFAALAFKIAAHPFFGKLTYVRVYSGKVAAGAQVINSTKERKERIGKLFQMHSNKENPVDEAQAGHIYAVIGLKDTTTGDTLCDPQNPIVLESMTFPEPVIKVAIEPKTKADQEKLSTAIQKLAEEDPTFQVQLDEETGQTIIAGMGELHLEVLVNRMKSDYKVEANIGKPQVAYRETIRRTVEKYEYTHKKQTGGSGQFARVIIKLEPLSTGDGALYEFDNKVTGGRVPREYIPSVDAGAQDAMQYGVLAGYPLVGLKVTLLDGAYHEVDSSEMAFKIAGSMALKEAARQASPVLLEPVMAVEVTTPEDYMGDVIGDLNSRRGQIQAMDERAGTRVVKALVPLSEMFGYVGDLRSRTQGRANYSMTFDSYAEVPSNVAKEIIAKATGE
- the tuf gene encoding elongation factor Tu; this encodes MAKAKFERSKPHVNIGTIGHVDHGKTTLTAAITKVLHDKYPELNESRAFDQIDNAPEEKQRGITINISHVEYQTEKRHYAHVDAPGHADYIKNMITGAAQMDGAILVVAATDGPMPQTREHVLLARQVGVPYIVVALNKADMVDDEEILELVELEVRELLSSQEFPGDDAPVVKVSGLKALEGDAKWAESVLELMQAVDDNVPDPVRDLDKPFLMPIEDVFTITGRGTVVTGRVERGQINVNEEVEIVGIREKSTKTTVTGVEMFRKLLDSGQAGDNVGLLLRGIKREDVERGQVVVKPGTTTPHTEFEGSVYILSKDEGGRHTPFFNNYRPQFYFRTTDVTGVVTLPEGTEMVMPGDNTEIKVQLIQPVAMDEGLRFAIREGGRTVGAGQVTKIIK